A genomic segment from Candidatus Brocadia sinica JPN1 encodes:
- a CDS encoding PIG-L deacetylase family protein translates to MLRFIYKNLLPARIRQFIDIFPYLRMPKVDGLKEKRVLVLSPHPDDDIIGCGGTLHRYHQMGAEITVVYMTDGRKGNIRHREDELVSIRKEEARRAGVIIGIDRLLFLDNRDSELRISPGTTKELSEILRNLKPEAVFLPFFLDNHHDHIATSQIFFSISNSVASCMCYSYGIWTPLPAFNIVSDITTCLHTKILALQEHKSQLEVVDFTEAVKGISRYHSAMKGRDGYAEIFIACPSNEYRRLGVAIGW, encoded by the coding sequence ATGCTCAGATTCATCTATAAAAACCTCCTCCCCGCGAGGATACGCCAATTCATAGATATCTTTCCCTACCTGAGAATGCCGAAAGTCGATGGCTTGAAAGAAAAGAGAGTCCTTGTGCTTTCTCCTCATCCTGACGATGACATTATCGGATGCGGGGGAACCCTCCATCGGTATCACCAGATGGGCGCTGAGATCACCGTGGTATACATGACCGATGGCAGGAAAGGAAATATCAGGCACAGGGAAGATGAATTGGTATCTATAAGAAAAGAAGAGGCAAGGAGAGCAGGGGTGATTATTGGTATTGATAGACTTCTATTCCTCGATAACAGAGACTCCGAGCTCCGCATTTCTCCCGGGACTACCAAAGAGCTTTCTGAAATACTCAGAAACCTTAAGCCGGAGGCGGTCTTCCTTCCGTTTTTTCTCGATAACCATCACGACCATATTGCAACCAGTCAGATATTCTTTTCAATATCAAACTCGGTTGCTTCCTGCATGTGCTATTCTTACGGAATATGGACACCGCTGCCCGCCTTTAATATAGTTTCAGACATAACCACCTGTTTACACACAAAAATCCTGGCTTTGCAAGAACATAAATCACAACTTGAAGTCGTTGACTTTACTGAAGCTGTTAAGGGAATATCGAGATACCATTCGGCGATGAAGGGGAGGGATGGATATGCTGAAATATTTATCGCCTGCCCATCGAATGAATACCGAAGACTTGGAGTGGCAATAGGATGGTAG
- a CDS encoding GNAT family N-acetyltransferase, with protein MVDTSVTIRPYRQGDEKAINNLFNNVFHKSRTLEEWNWKFRDNPASKDPEGWIVVAEKNGMIIGQYASLATEIVYGNRMVKSAQPVDTMIDPSAKVGINLIGKLYDRHAKYLNGIALFGFGFPNEAAYMVGKRFLGYKDLGEMVQLFKRLSLKNALKRNIAWCPDWTINLFHHFSKAFYRFEIFMRGLDKGAVVKAVDAFDERINTFWNSIKERYKIMTVRNMSYLNWRYRDKQYRIFIGENGEEVTGYAVAKIENYKDVRVGYIMDIFSRNDKIAPLVAGCLKFFLKQGVDYVLCGLLRQDPLSMYLKRIGFREHQEIRPIRVVVTPLASEVDTEYLLNQKNWHLTYGDTDGF; from the coding sequence ATGGTAGATACATCGGTAACGATCAGGCCATACAGACAAGGAGACGAGAAAGCCATCAATAACCTATTTAACAATGTATTTCATAAATCGAGGACCCTTGAGGAATGGAATTGGAAGTTCCGTGATAATCCAGCCAGTAAAGACCCGGAAGGCTGGATCGTTGTTGCTGAGAAAAATGGCATGATAATCGGTCAGTATGCCAGCCTGGCAACGGAGATAGTGTATGGCAACCGCATGGTTAAGTCAGCACAACCGGTAGATACGATGATAGACCCCTCAGCAAAAGTCGGTATAAATCTTATCGGCAAACTTTACGACCGCCATGCCAAGTACCTTAATGGAATAGCCTTGTTTGGCTTTGGTTTTCCCAATGAAGCGGCATACATGGTTGGGAAGAGATTTCTCGGATACAAAGACCTGGGAGAGATGGTTCAATTGTTTAAAAGATTGAGTCTGAAGAACGCATTGAAAAGAAACATTGCATGGTGTCCTGACTGGACAATAAATCTCTTTCACCATTTCAGTAAAGCATTTTACCGCTTCGAGATTTTTATGAGAGGGTTGGATAAAGGCGCTGTTGTGAAAGCAGTTGATGCATTTGATGAGAGAATAAACACATTCTGGAACAGTATCAAAGAGAGATACAAAATTATGACCGTAAGAAACATGTCGTATTTAAACTGGAGATACAGGGACAAACAATACCGGATTTTTATAGGAGAAAATGGAGAAGAGGTAACTGGATATGCAGTCGCCAAGATAGAGAATTACAAGGATGTAAGGGTAGGCTATATAATGGATATCTTCTCTCGTAATGATAAAATAGCCCCTCTTGTGGCAGGTTGCTTGAAATTTTTTCTTAAGCAAGGTGTTGATTATGTCTTGTGCGGTCTTTTGAGGCAGGATCCACTGAGTATGTACCTCAAAAGGATAGGATTCAGGGAACACCAGGAGATCAGACCTATCCGGGTAGTTGTTACACCCCTGGCAAGCGAGGTTGATACGGAATATCTCCTGAATCAGAAAAACTGGCATCTCACCTATGGTGATACGGATGGGTTTTAA
- a CDS encoding acyl carrier protein, with translation MKNNHCFDRDTILSDLIKIIEEMSCDWENGLFGTVGKETRLVADLALTSIQIVQLVIAIEKHFQRQGLPFQTLFLSDDRNVDDLRVSDVVEFLYTHLNTL, from the coding sequence ATGAAAAATAACCATTGTTTTGATCGGGACACAATTCTAAGCGATCTCATCAAAATTATAGAAGAAATGTCTTGCGACTGGGAAAATGGTCTTTTCGGTACCGTTGGAAAGGAGACACGCCTTGTAGCAGATCTTGCATTAACATCTATTCAGATAGTTCAGCTTGTCATCGCCATAGAAAAGCACTTTCAGAGGCAGGGCTTGCCTTTCCAGACGCTCTTTCTGTCCGATGACCGCAACGTTGACGATCTGCGGGTGTCAGATGTGGTAGAATTTTTATATACGCATCTCAATACACTATAA
- a CDS encoding B12-binding domain-containing radical SAM protein yields the protein MRTLLVNPPVFDHGKYRRILEEKPIETYTMPIGIGYIASVLEKAGYEVKAVDAYQMSWDNFGKILKDYAPDIVGISCLTDQRASIYRLMSMVKSLNKEIRIVLGGTHATLMHEQLLNHFPVDAVVLGEGENPFLHLVRAWEAGEDIENVKGIAFQRDGNVVKTKNQELIKDLDTIPFPAYHFFDLDMYAGWELHTKVASVLGYQHYASYKSAAIITSRGCPWNCSFCSVSAMSGQKWRDRTAINVVDEIEMLVNKYNCKIIDFVDDIFSVDQKRVIAISEEILRRKLDILWGFETGVRYVSEEMLRKAAEAGCKFIMYGVESASQEVMKNVSKKTDTEKIIKAFELTKKAGIATGAFIMVGNPGENDRSINETMKILRVIKPDVIVNQILMIFPGTAQYAKAKGEGFIDDRYWLSDLPAPYYEQYHSLQRLVRLHRKIFYYTMNRFSVFVRTVRDKIEIHYGIKFTKRGIKMVPKIPPKSLWRTHPVDKIQEIRIEPQNEKR from the coding sequence ATGAGGACATTGTTAGTAAATCCACCCGTCTTTGATCATGGAAAATATAGAAGGATACTCGAAGAAAAACCGATAGAGACGTACACCATGCCTATTGGCATTGGATATATCGCTTCGGTGTTAGAAAAAGCGGGTTACGAGGTCAAAGCGGTTGATGCCTATCAAATGTCATGGGACAATTTCGGGAAGATACTGAAGGACTATGCTCCTGATATCGTGGGAATATCATGCCTGACAGACCAAAGAGCGAGCATTTACAGACTTATGAGCATGGTAAAATCTCTTAATAAAGAGATCAGGATTGTTCTGGGAGGAACACATGCAACACTGATGCATGAGCAGTTGTTAAATCACTTTCCTGTAGATGCAGTAGTATTGGGTGAGGGCGAGAATCCCTTTCTGCACCTGGTCAGGGCATGGGAGGCAGGCGAAGATATTGAGAATGTAAAAGGCATCGCCTTTCAAAGAGATGGCAACGTTGTGAAAACAAAAAATCAGGAATTAATCAAAGATCTTGATACAATTCCTTTTCCCGCCTATCACTTCTTTGACCTGGACATGTATGCGGGCTGGGAACTTCACACAAAGGTTGCTAGTGTCCTGGGTTACCAGCACTATGCCAGCTACAAAAGCGCTGCAATTATAACTTCAAGAGGTTGTCCGTGGAACTGCTCCTTTTGCTCGGTATCAGCAATGTCGGGACAGAAGTGGAGGGACAGGACAGCTATAAACGTCGTGGATGAGATAGAAATGCTCGTAAATAAATATAATTGCAAGATTATCGATTTTGTTGATGATATTTTTTCTGTGGATCAGAAGAGGGTTATTGCTATATCTGAAGAAATACTAAGGAGAAAGTTAGATATACTTTGGGGATTCGAAACAGGGGTGAGATATGTTTCCGAAGAAATGCTGAGGAAGGCGGCGGAAGCGGGTTGTAAATTTATTATGTACGGCGTTGAATCGGCATCTCAGGAAGTAATGAAAAATGTTTCAAAAAAAACCGATACAGAAAAGATCATAAAAGCATTTGAATTGACAAAAAAGGCTGGCATAGCCACTGGCGCTTTTATTATGGTCGGAAACCCCGGGGAGAACGACAGGTCTATTAACGAAACAATGAAGATTTTGCGGGTGATAAAACCCGATGTTATCGTAAATCAGATATTAATGATCTTTCCCGGAACTGCACAATATGCAAAGGCCAAAGGTGAAGGTTTTATCGATGACAGGTATTGGTTATCGGATTTACCGGCTCCGTATTATGAACAGTACCATAGCCTGCAAAGGCTTGTCAGATTGCACAGGAAAATTTTCTATTATACCATGAACAGGTTTTCTGTTTTTGTAAGAACAGTACGGGATAAAATCGAAATACATTACGGAATAAAGTTCACAAAAAGAGGCATTAAGATGGTCCCTAAAATTCCGCCAAAATCACTCTGGCGCACACACCCTGTTGATAAGATACAGGAAATAAGAATTGAGCCGCAAAATGAAAAAAGATAA
- a CDS encoding B12-binding domain-containing radical SAM protein encodes MRIALFNTTGVISCDGSRLISSLLKRAGHSVRNILLATRENFAYEPHEIDRLHEILKDCDLVMIAVYTSHVMKAVQITEFVHKKYPGMKVIWGGPHCISAPEISLRYADGACFAEGDVAIVDFVNKMESGADYFNTPNMAFHVNGSYRKNDVLPPLHDLDSLPYYDYDLDNQFLFDHDVSQMTLEDFRKNCTTYPFKIPTYIIITSRGCPYRCTYCANVRHISLYGHIPIRFLSVTRVLKELEYTIRRLGFFQRVFFGDDDFLLRDKKQLEDFAKQYKEKIGLPFGFCVSANTFRKEKLEILLDTGLKIIQMGVQTGSQRVIDEVFNRNIKVAKTKEVIQQLLPYCKMYNVTVLVDFIIDNPYETKDDIIQTYKYMISLLSEWVKINVFFLVFFPGSPIYERAVKDGIVDSSFEKMIRFFGPRSKIQYQKNYETALVLFAAQVLNRRPRIRRYIPKFVLRVLGSRPARKIASVLPPNFLLRIAK; translated from the coding sequence ATGAGAATCGCACTTTTTAATACTACCGGTGTAATATCTTGCGATGGCTCACGCTTAATTTCGTCTTTGTTGAAACGGGCCGGCCATTCGGTAAGGAATATTTTACTTGCTACACGTGAAAATTTTGCCTATGAACCACATGAGATTGACCGGTTGCACGAGATATTGAAAGACTGCGATCTGGTTATGATCGCAGTTTATACGAGTCATGTCATGAAGGCCGTACAAATTACAGAATTTGTTCATAAAAAATATCCCGGCATGAAAGTAATTTGGGGCGGCCCTCACTGCATTTCTGCGCCAGAAATCAGTCTCCGTTACGCCGATGGTGCCTGTTTTGCCGAGGGTGATGTGGCTATAGTCGATTTCGTAAACAAGATGGAAAGCGGCGCTGATTATTTCAATACACCGAATATGGCTTTTCATGTAAATGGTTCATATAGGAAAAATGATGTATTGCCGCCGTTACACGATCTGGACAGCCTTCCCTACTATGACTATGATTTAGATAATCAATTTTTATTTGACCATGATGTCTCCCAAATGACCCTGGAAGATTTCAGGAAAAATTGTACAACCTACCCATTTAAAATTCCAACCTACATTATTATAACATCCAGGGGTTGTCCTTACCGGTGTACGTATTGCGCTAATGTCAGGCATATTAGTTTGTATGGCCATATTCCCATACGGTTTCTCAGTGTCACTCGGGTACTGAAAGAATTGGAATATACAATCAGGCGTCTTGGTTTTTTTCAGCGTGTGTTTTTTGGTGACGATGATTTTCTCCTGAGAGACAAAAAACAGTTAGAGGATTTCGCCAAACAATATAAAGAGAAGATAGGACTCCCATTCGGATTTTGCGTGAGCGCAAATACCTTTCGCAAGGAAAAGCTGGAAATACTTTTAGATACGGGTTTAAAAATTATTCAGATGGGTGTGCAAACAGGAAGTCAGCGGGTAATTGATGAGGTGTTCAACCGAAATATTAAAGTGGCAAAAACAAAGGAAGTTATTCAGCAACTCCTGCCATATTGCAAAATGTATAACGTGACTGTTTTGGTCGATTTTATTATTGATAATCCGTATGAAACGAAAGACGATATCATTCAAACCTATAAATACATGATTTCTCTTCTTTCAGAGTGGGTGAAAATTAATGTTTTTTTCCTGGTTTTTTTCCCGGGCAGCCCGATCTATGAAAGGGCAGTCAAGGATGGTATTGTTGACTCATCTTTTGAAAAGATGATCCGGTTTTTCGGACCGAGAAGTAAAATTCAATATCAGAAGAATTACGAGACTGCTCTAGTTTTGTTTGCTGCTCAGGTACTGAATCGACGACCACGAATAAGACGATATATCCCAAAATTTGTCTTGCGTGTTTTGGGAAGCCGCCCGGCCCGGAAAATTGCATCGGTTTTGCCTCCAAATTTTCTTTTACGCATCGCTAAATAA
- a CDS encoding flippase translates to MGIGNRLIKNTGFVFLSGIANKLFSFFFIAYAARVLGLQDFGLYAFIGTVLLLFSSFGNFGIFPMAVREISRDRTNAEVLFNHTLSLRVCIFILLYPVLVLVINILGYSGDVKFLIYITGLSAIFSAFSNSFGILYMAFERFKMPAVTSILLSLFSNMSNILILYFGYGLKGIVLVSFFGNIVGAVITGIWVWKRFLKYRFAFNLSVWKDLLLQSMPFALLSFLQQATNNMNILLLSKLPGPFSKEAAMGYYNPPASVCKSALMLPESFRQAAIPTVSSHAENPGIVSNIIAESTKSLLVLIIVPLIIATTFFPEEIITLIFGKEYLPSTSALTILGWAYALQVFNSPVSVTLSASREIKKFIPWAMLEFGINIILAVPLIMYYSFVGAAIAFLATKVFETLLRSYLLKSIWGIKRLETQGSLLKILWPAGILFVILVLVDRSPLSNVGLLILTLVLYSLYIISFKGIRQRIVSVSYGLRKRCGAK, encoded by the coding sequence TTGGGAATCGGTAACAGACTCATTAAAAATACGGGATTTGTCTTTCTCTCCGGGATAGCGAATAAACTTTTTTCCTTCTTTTTCATCGCTTATGCTGCAAGAGTTCTTGGACTGCAGGATTTTGGCTTATATGCCTTTATCGGTACCGTGCTGTTGCTATTTTCCTCTTTTGGCAACTTCGGTATCTTCCCAATGGCTGTAAGAGAAATATCCAGAGACAGAACAAACGCGGAAGTACTGTTTAACCACACCCTTTCCCTCAGGGTATGCATTTTTATACTGCTCTATCCTGTTCTTGTGCTCGTAATAAACATACTGGGATACAGCGGAGATGTTAAATTCCTTATTTATATAACAGGACTCTCTGCCATATTTTCTGCATTTTCAAACTCTTTTGGTATTTTGTATATGGCCTTTGAGAGGTTTAAGATGCCTGCAGTTACCTCTATTCTCTTATCCCTTTTCAGTAATATGTCCAATATCCTTATTCTCTATTTTGGTTATGGCTTAAAAGGTATTGTTTTGGTTTCTTTTTTCGGAAATATAGTAGGCGCAGTGATTACCGGCATCTGGGTATGGAAGAGATTCCTTAAATATAGATTTGCCTTTAATCTGTCTGTTTGGAAAGATTTGCTGTTGCAATCCATGCCCTTTGCACTTCTTTCATTTCTCCAGCAGGCCACGAATAATATGAACATCCTCCTTCTTTCCAAACTCCCGGGACCCTTTTCAAAAGAAGCAGCAATGGGATACTACAATCCCCCCGCTTCTGTATGTAAGAGCGCCCTGATGCTTCCTGAAAGTTTCAGGCAGGCAGCCATCCCGACCGTCTCTTCCCATGCAGAAAATCCTGGCATTGTGAGCAACATTATCGCAGAGTCAACAAAATCACTCCTCGTGTTAATCATAGTTCCTTTGATCATTGCTACCACATTCTTTCCTGAAGAAATTATCACCCTTATCTTTGGCAAAGAATATCTCCCGTCAACCTCTGCACTGACAATTCTCGGCTGGGCTTATGCATTGCAGGTCTTTAACTCCCCTGTAAGCGTGACCCTTTCGGCCTCACGGGAGATAAAGAAGTTTATTCCCTGGGCAATGCTGGAGTTCGGCATAAACATCATCCTCGCCGTGCCACTGATCATGTACTACAGCTTTGTTGGCGCGGCAATAGCCTTTCTCGCAACAAAAGTGTTTGAAACCCTTTTAAGGAGTTATTTGCTGAAGAGCATTTGGGGCATAAAGAGATTAGAGACGCAAGGCTCCTTATTGAAGATCTTGTGGCCAGCAGGAATCCTATTTGTCATACTGGTATTAGTTGACCGTAGTCCTTTAAGCAATGTTGGACTTTTGATTCTTACTTTGGTATTATATTCCCTTTACATCATTTCCTTTAAAGGTATCCGTCAGCGGATTGTTTCGGTCAGTTACGGCCTAAGGAAAAGGTGCGGTGCAAAATAG
- a CDS encoding alkaline phosphatase family protein has product MKKDKIFVIGIDSGTFDVITPLAKEGHLPNFTRLVKEGCSGALESTIPPVTPPAWVSFMTGKNPGKHGVFDFYASPFFGYERPVLHSGYIKARTIWSLLSEANKKIGVINVPITYPPEKVNGFIIPGLQFGLDVNCGFTHPPELIKKIKEKFGEYHVAYGNLMGVYSHELDNYIAQWDRIHKKREEVLFYLMDEYSWDFFMVVFSSIDLIQHRFWKYSDKTHPRYDPDKAKKYASVIPDFYKKIDTSIGKILDRLNDSTKVVVVSDHGMGPEHKAFYLNKWLMKEGLLRLKRGFFPFLRFKLPHIVYKVLKKLKHPGIEWTIPMNSYRVLKDLVDPRDGLKLSYFIDWTRTKAYAANYTEQGLYINLKGREPMGIVEPGSEYEEIRDFIRDKMYQIVDPETGQKVFDKIYKKEEIYHGPYINHAPDLSFVMRGGTYLSHREIHYKKLFRTDDRNSATHRMNGIFIIKGDGIKKNVTLEGCKIIDVAPTILYATGLPVPDDMDGKVLIDAFERKFINEYPIQYSSTSETSPSHDKGIYSGEESEKIKESLRDLGYIG; this is encoded by the coding sequence ATGAAAAAAGATAAGATTTTTGTAATAGGAATTGATTCCGGAACATTTGATGTTATAACACCTCTTGCAAAAGAGGGGCATCTTCCTAATTTCACAAGACTGGTGAAAGAGGGGTGTTCCGGGGCATTAGAGTCTACAATTCCTCCGGTAACTCCACCGGCATGGGTATCTTTTATGACAGGAAAGAACCCGGGTAAACATGGAGTATTTGACTTTTACGCATCCCCTTTCTTTGGCTACGAGAGACCTGTTTTACATTCAGGTTATATAAAAGCCAGGACAATCTGGTCTTTATTGTCTGAAGCGAATAAAAAAATCGGTGTTATAAATGTTCCCATTACTTATCCTCCTGAAAAAGTAAATGGATTTATTATACCCGGATTACAGTTTGGTCTTGATGTAAATTGTGGATTTACCCACCCACCAGAACTTATCAAAAAGATTAAAGAGAAATTTGGGGAATACCATGTAGCTTATGGCAATCTGATGGGGGTCTATTCACATGAGTTAGATAATTATATTGCTCAGTGGGATCGGATACATAAGAAAAGAGAAGAAGTCCTCTTCTATCTTATGGACGAGTATTCCTGGGACTTCTTTATGGTTGTGTTTAGTTCTATAGATCTTATTCAACATCGTTTCTGGAAATATTCTGATAAAACACACCCACGATATGATCCCGATAAGGCAAAGAAATATGCTTCTGTGATTCCGGATTTTTACAAAAAAATCGATACCTCTATCGGCAAGATTCTTGATAGGCTCAACGATTCAACAAAGGTGGTTGTTGTTTCGGATCATGGTATGGGGCCGGAGCATAAGGCATTCTACCTGAATAAGTGGCTTATGAAAGAGGGTTTGCTGCGCTTAAAAAGAGGATTTTTCCCCTTTTTGCGGTTTAAACTTCCGCACATCGTTTACAAAGTACTGAAAAAATTGAAGCATCCCGGAATAGAATGGACGATTCCCATGAATTCGTATCGTGTTTTGAAAGATCTGGTTGACCCGCGGGATGGACTGAAGCTTTCTTACTTTATTGACTGGACAAGAACCAAGGCATATGCAGCCAATTATACAGAACAAGGATTGTATATAAACCTGAAAGGAAGAGAGCCTATGGGTATTGTTGAACCCGGTTCTGAATATGAAGAAATTAGAGATTTCATAAGAGACAAAATGTATCAGATTGTAGATCCAGAAACAGGTCAAAAGGTTTTTGATAAAATATATAAAAAGGAAGAAATATACCATGGACCTTATATAAACCATGCTCCAGACCTAAGTTTTGTGATGAGAGGTGGTACATATCTTTCTCACAGGGAGATCCATTACAAGAAACTTTTCAGGACAGACGACAGGAATTCTGCAACCCATCGCATGAATGGTATATTCATAATAAAAGGAGATGGTATAAAAAAGAATGTAACTTTGGAAGGATGTAAGATTATTGATGTGGCTCCTACTATCCTCTATGCAACAGGTCTTCCAGTTCCGGACGATATGGATGGGAAAGTATTAATAGATGCCTTCGAGAGGAAATTTATCAATGAATATCCAATACAATATTCCTCAACCTCAGAAACAAGTCCAAGCCATGATAAAGGTATTTACTCCGGCGAAGAATCAGAAAAGATCAAAGAATCCTTACGAGATCTCGGGTATATAGGGTAA
- a CDS encoding alkaline phosphatase family protein, producing the protein MHNGKLVILGIDSATFDIINPMLKEGKLPNLSRMMEGGASGPLRSTIPPATPSAWVSFMTGKNPGKHGVFNFYVSPSYGYIRPALNSKYIKAKTIWRILSDIGLRIGVINLPMTYPPETVNGFLIPGMQQSFDEGSGNFAYPPEIMQEIRERFGNYRVLYADLESLYTNNLDRFIEEWRQIFEIRKQAILYLLEQKEWDVFMPVFYSIDVIQHHFWRFFDKKHPQYDPAVSKKYENIIPEFYEMIDAAIGEILKKIGDDTTVIVVSDHGAGPEKGAFYVNNWLHDQGFLAFRKMFSPLRRIRFPHIFYKVLRRLGFRGVAWTVPLDKLKTLGKVIDPREGFNIPFFVNWKKTTAYSGSQLEQGIYINLKGREPLGIVERGKEYEAVRDSIIKKLKEIKDPSNGEPLDIEICKKEDVYYGPFVDEAPDIFIKIKGIEYLMQKELYHTGLFGLPNKSSGTHRMEGIFIMKGKGIKTNYTVNTADIIDIAPTILYCLGVPVPEDMDGRVLNEVFTQEYLGNNPVTHSPAAEIKIKRGEGVFDEEESEKIRRSLRDLGYF; encoded by the coding sequence ATGCATAATGGAAAGTTAGTAATACTAGGTATCGATAGCGCCACATTCGATATCATAAACCCCATGTTGAAAGAGGGTAAGTTGCCAAACTTATCCCGGATGATGGAAGGCGGAGCGTCGGGACCGTTAAGATCGACTATCCCGCCTGCGACACCTTCTGCATGGGTTTCTTTTATGACAGGAAAAAACCCTGGTAAACATGGGGTTTTTAATTTTTATGTTTCTCCTTCCTATGGCTATATAAGACCTGCGTTGAATTCAAAATACATCAAGGCAAAGACCATTTGGAGAATACTCTCTGACATTGGACTAAGGATTGGAGTTATCAACCTGCCGATGACTTACCCGCCTGAGACGGTAAATGGTTTCTTAATTCCAGGAATGCAGCAATCTTTTGACGAAGGGAGTGGAAACTTTGCCTATCCCCCGGAGATCATGCAGGAGATACGAGAACGATTTGGCAATTATCGCGTCTTGTATGCAGACCTTGAAAGTCTTTATACAAACAACCTGGACAGATTCATCGAGGAGTGGAGACAGATATTCGAGATAAGGAAACAGGCGATCCTCTATCTTCTGGAACAGAAGGAGTGGGATGTATTTATGCCGGTATTCTATAGTATCGACGTCATACAGCACCATTTCTGGAGATTTTTTGATAAAAAACACCCCCAATACGATCCTGCCGTATCGAAAAAATATGAAAATATTATTCCTGAATTTTATGAAATGATAGACGCAGCCATTGGTGAAATATTAAAAAAAATTGGCGATGATACCACCGTAATTGTCGTTTCAGATCACGGGGCTGGTCCGGAAAAAGGCGCATTTTACGTGAATAATTGGTTGCACGATCAGGGATTTCTCGCCTTTCGGAAGATGTTCTCCCCCTTACGGCGGATAAGGTTCCCCCATATCTTTTATAAGGTTTTAAGAAGGCTTGGATTTCGTGGCGTGGCATGGACGGTTCCTTTGGATAAACTCAAGACCCTTGGAAAAGTCATTGATCCGAGAGAAGGGTTTAATATTCCGTTCTTTGTTAACTGGAAAAAGACCACGGCATACTCCGGAAGTCAGTTAGAACAGGGCATCTACATTAACCTGAAGGGCAGGGAGCCATTAGGAATAGTTGAAAGAGGCAAAGAGTATGAGGCAGTCAGGGACTCCATCATAAAAAAATTGAAGGAGATCAAAGATCCGTCGAATGGAGAGCCTTTAGACATTGAGATCTGCAAAAAAGAAGACGTATACTACGGTCCTTTTGTTGATGAAGCCCCTGACATATTTATAAAAATAAAAGGCATTGAATATCTCATGCAAAAAGAATTATATCACACAGGACTTTTCGGCTTGCCAAATAAAAGCTCCGGCACACACAGGATGGAGGGTATTTTTATCATGAAAGGGAAGGGCATTAAAACAAATTATACGGTAAATACCGCCGATATTATCGATATCGCACCTACAATCCTTTACTGCTTGGGAGTACCTGTTCCTGAAGACATGGATGGGAGGGTACTCAATGAAGTATTTACACAAGAATATTTAGGAAACAATCCTGTCACCCATAGTCCAGCCGCTGAGATCAAGATAAAAAGGGGAGAAGGAGTTTTTGATGAAGAGGAGTCAGAAAAAATCAGAAGATCTTTGCGAGATCTTGGGTATTTCTGA